CCGCACGCCCAGCTCGCGCAGCCAGTTGGCGACCCGGTCGGAACGCTCGGCCATCTCGGCGAAGGAGACCTGGACGCGGTCGCCGTTCTCCTCGACGATGTGCAGGGCGGTGCGGTCGTTGTCCCGCGCGATGACGTCGAACCAGTCGAGGGCCCAGTTGAACCGGTCCGGGCGGGGCCAGCGGAAGCCCTCGTAGGCCGTCGTCCAGTCCTCCCGGTGCTTCAGCAGGAAGTCCCGCGCGGCGCGGAACTCCTCCGTCGCACCCGTGGTCGCCGTCATGTTTCCTCCTCGTTGCCGGACCGCCGCCTACCATCGTGTATTCCGTGATGCAGGTCTCACCACCCCCGAACGGGGGTGCGCCGCGACGAAGGGGCGAGCAGGTGGCAGCTGACACAGCCGAGGCGGTGGAGGTGCGGGGCGCGCTGGTGCGGCTGCGCCGCGCGACGGGGCTGCCCGTCGCCTTCGGCGGCCTGGTCGACCCGGGCGGCCGGCTGATCCGCATCAGCGAGCTGAGCGGCACGTCGACGGCGGCGCTGAGCGCCCTCGGGGTCTCCTCGGGCAACGGCCTGGGCGGCAAGGCGGTGGCCCTCGCCCGGCCGTGCGCGGTGACCGACTACTCGGCGTCCCGGCAGATCAGCCACGAGTACGACATGGCGGTGGCGACGGAGGGGCTCTGTTCCGTCCTCGCGGTTCCGGTGGTCGTACGCCGGCGGGTGCGCGGTGTGCTGTACGGGGCTCTGCGTTCGCCGCAGCCGCTCGGTGACCGCACGCTCGGGGCGGCCGTCGCGGCGGCCCGGGACGTGGAGCAGGCGCTGGTCGTCCGGGACGAGGCGCGGGCGCTGCTCGGCGTCGTCCGCGCGTCCGGCCCCGCGGCGGACGGTGCCCGCGGCACGGGCGGCGCGGCCTGGGAGGAGGTGCGGGAGGCGCACGGGGCACTGCGGGCGCTGGCCCCGCGGATCGCCGACCCGCGGCTGCGGGACGAACTGCTGGCCGTGTGCGGCCGGCTGGCCGGTGCCGCGGCACCGGCGGAGGAGGCGGCACCGCGGGACGCGGGTCTCGCACCCCGCGAGCTGGACGTCCTCGCGTGTGTGGCGGCGGGCGCGACGAACGCGATCGCCGCCGCCCGGCTGGGCGTGCGTCCGGAGACGGTGAAGGGGTATCTGCGCTCGGCCATGCGCAAGCTCGGCGCCCACACCCGTCTGGAGGCGGTCGTCGCCGCGCGCCGTGCCAGGTTGCTGCCGTGACAGGAACACGCGTCCGTGACGGTGGCGCGCGCGCCGCCGTTGCGGGACGCTTCGTTCCGCGGGGTGGCGAGGCCCGCCGGTCCGGCGGAACTGCCTTCCTGGGGCCTGCCATTCAATCCGCCGTGCTCTGAAATCAGCTATGCGGAGCCGTTGTTATTTCCCTCACCACCCCGACTGTCCGAAATTCAAAGAGACATTGCCTAACATTGGCCCGGACACGACACGTGAGGGGAGCGGTGACCGTGCGAGGGGACTTCCAGGAACCTGCGAGAGCGCGCCCCGACCTGGTCATCGGCCGGGAGGAGCTCTTCGCCCGCGCCCGCGAGCAACTCTCCGGCGGTGGCAGTGTGCTCGTGCACGGCCCCGCGGGAATTGGGAAATCGACCGTCCTGCGGGCGCTGGCCGCCGAATGCGCCGAATCGGCGCGGACCGTGTTGCGCTGCTCGTCCACCGAGACCGAATCCCATCTCCCCTTCCTCGCGCTGGCCGATCTCCTCGGTCTGGTCGTCGACGAGATAGCCGACCGGCTGCCCCCTCCGCAGCGCACCGCCCTGGAGTCGGCCCTCACCGGACGCGGTGAGTCCACCCTCCAGCGCGACGGGCTCGCCCTGCGGCTCGCGGTCCTCTCCGCGTTCCGGGCCCTGGCCGCGCGCGGTCCGGTGCTGATCGTCGCCGACGACCTCCAGTGGCTCGATCCGGCCAGCGCCGAACTGCTCGGCTTCGCCGCCCGCCGGCTCGGCGGCATGCCCGTCCGCATGCTCTGCGCCGTCCGTACGGACACCGAGCCGCAGGCCCAGGAGCACGACGGCTATCTACGCGCGTCCCCGCCGGAGACCCTGGCCGTCCGGGTCACCCCGCTGTCGCGCACCCATGTGACCGAACTCCTCGGCCGGCGCGGCTACACGGGCCTGTCCCGCTCCACGGTGCGCGACATCCACCGCACCAGCGGCGGCAACCCGCTCTTCGCCCTCGAACTCGGCCGCGCCCTCGCCGAGTCCCCCACGCCGCCGAGCCCCGGCGAGCCGCTCCCGGTCCCGACGTCCCTGCGCGCGCTCGTCCTCAGCCGCCTGGAGATGCTCTCCCCCGAGGCCCGCCGCACCCTCCTCGTCGCGAGCGCGGGGGCCCGCCCGACCCTGGCCCTGCTGCACGCGGCGGGCCGGGTGAACGCCGAGGCGGAGACGGCCTCGGCGGCGGCGCTCGGACTGCTCGCCACCGAACGCGAGACCCCCGGCATCCGCTTCGCGCACCCCCTCGTCTCGGCGGCGCTCTACGCGGAGGCGGGCGCCCAGGAGCGGCGCGCCGCGCACGCCGCCCTGTCCGGGGCCGCCTCCGACCCGATCGAACGGGCCCGCCACCTGGCCCTGTCCACCACCGGCACCGATCCCGCCGTCGCCGCCCGGCTCGGTGAGGCGGCGACGGCGGCCCGGGACCGGGGCGCGCCCTCGGTCGCGGTCGGGCTCGGGCTGCTCGCCGCCCGGCACACCCCGGCGGGAACCCGGCCCGGCCCGGACGAACGCCGCCTGCAGGCGGCGGAGGACGCGCT
The window above is part of the Streptomyces sp. NBC_01428 genome. Proteins encoded here:
- a CDS encoding helix-turn-helix transcriptional regulator — its product is MAADTAEAVEVRGALVRLRRATGLPVAFGGLVDPGGRLIRISELSGTSTAALSALGVSSGNGLGGKAVALARPCAVTDYSASRQISHEYDMAVATEGLCSVLAVPVVVRRRVRGVLYGALRSPQPLGDRTLGAAVAAARDVEQALVVRDEARALLGVVRASGPAADGARGTGGAAWEEVREAHGALRALAPRIADPRLRDELLAVCGRLAGAAAPAEEAAPRDAGLAPRELDVLACVAAGATNAIAAARLGVRPETVKGYLRSAMRKLGAHTRLEAVVAARRARLLP